In Brevibacillus brevis, a genomic segment contains:
- a CDS encoding DeoR/GlpR family DNA-binding transcription regulator — MATEREKEILNFLGKKSPLTVEELAASLHVSEVTVRRDLTAMERQGLIVRKRGGASLPELGFEPMFNQRQKKNIELKQAIAKYAASMIQEGEVIALDVGTTTAELARELAKRSGITVFTSCIQVASILAKSNLQVYMIGGLIRKSEMSMVGSIAQETILKFNFDRFYLGIAGISQDAGPTDYSIEETEIKRAFIQRSKEVVALVDRTKFGESSLIKVCEAERIDEVITNGGDFGGPHPEAHFRGKITYV, encoded by the coding sequence ATGGCAACCGAACGCGAAAAGGAAATTCTGAATTTTCTGGGTAAAAAATCTCCCCTGACTGTGGAAGAGCTGGCAGCCTCTCTGCACGTTTCCGAGGTCACTGTCCGCAGGGACCTCACCGCAATGGAAAGGCAAGGGCTGATCGTCCGCAAAAGAGGGGGAGCTTCCCTGCCCGAGCTGGGCTTCGAGCCGATGTTCAACCAGCGGCAAAAGAAAAATATCGAGCTCAAGCAAGCGATCGCCAAATACGCCGCAAGCATGATCCAGGAGGGCGAGGTAATCGCGCTGGATGTCGGAACGACGACGGCCGAGCTGGCAAGAGAGCTGGCGAAGCGCTCCGGTATCACGGTGTTTACCTCCTGCATTCAGGTCGCGTCGATCCTCGCCAAGAGCAATCTCCAGGTCTACATGATCGGCGGGTTGATCCGCAAAAGCGAGATGTCGATGGTCGGCAGCATCGCCCAGGAGACGATCCTGAAATTCAATTTCGACCGCTTCTATCTGGGGATCGCCGGCATCAGCCAGGATGCGGGGCCGACGGATTACAGCATCGAAGAGACGGAGATCAAAAGGGCGTTCATCCAACGTTCCAAAGAGGTCGTCGCTCTGGTCGACCGGACCAAATTCGGCGAGTCTTCGCTTATCAAGGTGTGCGAAGCGGAGAGAATCGATGAAGTGATCACAAACGGAGGGGACTTCGGCGGTCCACACCCGGAAGCCCATTTTCGCGGGAAAATCACGTACGTCTGA
- a CDS encoding FGGY-family carbohydrate kinase produces MAYVLGIDIGTYESKGALTDETGRLLVSESVPHRLEMPQKGWAEHDAEQTWWHDFTYLSKAITRQAADQYGIRPKEIKAVGVSSIAPAVVPVDAQGQPLRKAILYGVDTRTQKQVAELNERLGAERIFQVSAQALSAQSAGPKILWIRQEEPQVYERTATFLCGSGYLVHKLTGERIIDRYTAASYAPLFDIHRLSWSGELGGSVCELDKLPRLLWSHEIAGEVTEQAAAQTGLAQGTKVIAGTADALAEAISVGAVHTGDLMLMYGSSTFFILLSPRLPHTQTLWANLHAVPGMHTVTGGTATAGSLTRWFIDQWLSVPGHSRMTVDEAYTHATMQAQQSPPGANGLLTLPYFSGERTPIHHATAKGVLFGLTLQHTQADMYRSILEGISLSIRHNLDEIKSLQMPIHRAIAVGGGVRNRLWLQSVSDICQVTQAIPEITLGAAYGNAFLAALGLGWYRDLADMERWVKIREEIVPRQEHLALYEHRYELYRRLYRQTRDLMDELA; encoded by the coding sequence GTGGCCTATGTCCTCGGAATCGACATCGGCACCTACGAGTCCAAAGGAGCGCTGACAGACGAGACAGGAAGGCTGCTTGTGAGCGAGTCGGTGCCGCACCGCTTGGAAATGCCCCAAAAAGGATGGGCCGAGCATGACGCGGAGCAGACCTGGTGGCATGATTTTACGTATCTGAGCAAGGCCATTACGCGGCAGGCGGCTGACCAGTACGGGATTCGGCCAAAGGAGATCAAAGCCGTGGGGGTCAGCTCGATCGCCCCTGCGGTCGTGCCGGTAGATGCCCAGGGGCAGCCGCTGCGCAAAGCGATCCTGTACGGGGTGGATACGCGTACCCAAAAGCAGGTCGCCGAGCTGAACGAGCGGCTCGGGGCGGAGCGGATCTTCCAGGTGTCCGCACAGGCATTGTCAGCCCAGTCTGCGGGACCGAAAATACTGTGGATCCGGCAGGAGGAGCCGCAAGTGTATGAGCGAACGGCCACGTTCCTCTGCGGCTCCGGCTACCTGGTCCACAAGCTGACGGGGGAGCGGATTATCGACCGCTATACAGCCGCCTCTTACGCTCCGCTCTTCGATATCCACAGGCTGAGCTGGAGCGGGGAGCTCGGCGGCAGCGTGTGCGAGCTGGACAAATTGCCGCGTCTTCTCTGGAGCCATGAAATCGCAGGGGAAGTGACGGAACAAGCGGCGGCGCAGACGGGTCTCGCTCAGGGTACCAAGGTGATCGCGGGTACGGCGGATGCCCTCGCGGAGGCAATCAGTGTCGGCGCGGTGCATACGGGCGATCTGATGCTGATGTACGGGAGCTCTACCTTTTTCATTCTGCTGTCTCCACGTCTGCCCCACACCCAGACGCTGTGGGCCAATTTGCACGCCGTCCCGGGAATGCACACGGTTACAGGCGGCACCGCTACAGCGGGTTCGCTCACCCGCTGGTTCATCGATCAATGGCTTTCGGTTCCAGGCCACAGTCGTATGACCGTAGACGAAGCGTACACCCATGCGACAATGCAGGCACAACAGAGCCCTCCCGGCGCAAACGGACTGCTCACCCTGCCTTATTTTAGCGGCGAGCGGACGCCCATCCATCACGCGACGGCAAAAGGTGTGCTGTTCGGGCTGACCCTGCAGCACACGCAAGCGGACATGTACCGCTCGATTCTGGAAGGCATCTCGCTTTCCATCCGCCACAACCTGGATGAGATCAAGAGCTTGCAGATGCCGATCCACAGGGCCATCGCCGTCGGTGGAGGCGTCAGGAACCGCCTCTGGCTGCAGAGCGTGAGCGACATTTGTCAGGTCACTCAGGCCATCCCGGAAATCACGCTGGGGGCCGCCTACGGAAACGCCTTTTTGGCTGCCTTGGGGCTCGGCTGGTACCGCGATCTTGCGGACATGGAGCGCTGGGTGAAAATCAGGGAGGAGATTGTACCGAGGCAGGAGCATCTGGCTTTATACGAGCACCGTTACGAGCTGTATCGGCGGCTTTACCGGCAAACGCGGGATCTGATGGACGAGTTGGCATGA
- a CDS encoding M20/M25/M40 family metallo-hydrolase, whose translation MNSDFSKMKEILRGLTSCLALPGYEDSVIRYVKEHLSNKAQDVQVDPLGNVIARMNRSQAENPYRVMVFAHMDELGLVVNKVEEDGFLRLERVGGIPEKSLAGTTLLIETGGRQWNGIVGTKSHHVTRPEEKYKVLPVSEIYADFGFRSKQEVLDAGISPGTPVGYARQFFSNGSIVFGNALDNRVGCLALLELADRIDAAQLPCELYLVFSVQEEFNLRGVLPAVRKVNPHLAITLDITIAADTPDLKGGPDIRLGGGPSIGMYTFHGRGTLGGLIPNPKLVKQIQQVARENDIPLQQAVFMGILTDASFSQLENDGIPMVDLGYPARYTHAPVEAVDLRDVEQLVCLLERLLPACDHNLDLTRG comes from the coding sequence ATGAATTCTGATTTTTCGAAAATGAAGGAAATCTTGCGGGGTTTGACCTCTTGCTTGGCTCTGCCGGGCTACGAGGATTCCGTCATCCGCTATGTGAAGGAGCATCTGTCGAACAAGGCCCAGGACGTTCAAGTAGATCCCCTGGGGAATGTAATCGCACGCATGAATCGCTCGCAGGCGGAAAATCCGTATCGAGTGATGGTGTTCGCCCATATGGACGAGCTGGGGCTGGTCGTGAACAAGGTGGAGGAGGACGGGTTTTTGCGCCTGGAGCGCGTCGGCGGGATACCGGAGAAAAGCCTCGCGGGAACGACCCTCCTCATCGAAACCGGCGGGCGGCAATGGAACGGCATCGTGGGCACCAAATCGCACCATGTCACCCGCCCGGAGGAAAAGTACAAGGTGCTTCCCGTGAGCGAGATTTATGCCGACTTCGGCTTTCGCAGCAAGCAGGAGGTGCTGGACGCGGGCATCTCTCCCGGTACGCCGGTAGGCTACGCGCGGCAGTTTTTTTCCAACGGCTCGATCGTGTTCGGCAATGCGCTGGACAACCGCGTCGGCTGTCTGGCGCTGCTGGAGCTGGCTGACCGGATCGACGCCGCACAGCTGCCCTGCGAGCTGTACCTGGTCTTTTCCGTCCAGGAAGAGTTCAACCTGCGTGGGGTGCTGCCGGCCGTGCGAAAAGTGAACCCGCACCTGGCCATTACCCTCGACATCACCATCGCTGCGGATACTCCCGACCTGAAAGGCGGTCCGGACATACGGCTGGGAGGGGGACCGAGCATCGGCATGTACACGTTTCACGGCAGAGGAACGCTGGGCGGGCTGATTCCCAATCCAAAGCTGGTCAAACAAATCCAGCAGGTCGCGAGGGAAAACGACATTCCGCTTCAGCAAGCGGTGTTCATGGGAATCTTGACGGACGCCTCGTTTAGCCAGCTGGAGAATGACGGCATCCCCATGGTCGATCTCGGCTATCCGGCCAGGTACACGCACGCACCGGTCGAAGCGGTCGATCTGCGCGATGTGGAGCAGCTCGTTTGCCTGCTGGAAAGGCTGCTGCCTGCGTGCGATCACAATCTCGACCTCACCCGTGGGTAA
- a CDS encoding BtpA/SgcQ family protein, with protein MTWLKDVIGTEKAIIAMCHLLPLPGDPYFEKDKGMDYVVEMARKDLRALQEGGVDAVMFSNEFSLPYLTDVKTETVAAMARIIGEIKGDIKIPFGVNVLWDAKKSLDLAVATGAQFVREIFTGVYASDFGIWNTNVGETVRHQYRIGGEGVKLLFNIVPEAAKYMAERDIETVAKSTVFNNRPDALCVSGLTAGTETDSQILKRVKDAVPDTVVLANTGVRLANLEQQLSIADGAVVGTTFKYDGKFENHVEQDRVRVFMDKVKAFRER; from the coding sequence ATGACTTGGTTAAAAGACGTAATCGGTACGGAAAAAGCGATCATCGCGATGTGCCACTTGTTGCCGCTGCCCGGCGATCCTTACTTTGAAAAAGACAAAGGGATGGACTACGTGGTAGAAATGGCTCGGAAGGACCTGCGCGCCCTTCAGGAAGGCGGAGTGGACGCCGTGATGTTTTCCAACGAGTTCAGCCTTCCGTACCTGACCGATGTGAAGACGGAGACGGTGGCCGCGATGGCGAGAATCATCGGGGAGATCAAGGGCGACATCAAGATCCCGTTTGGAGTGAACGTGCTGTGGGACGCGAAAAAATCGCTTGACCTTGCAGTGGCCACCGGTGCCCAGTTTGTGCGTGAAATTTTCACCGGTGTGTATGCCAGCGACTTCGGGATCTGGAACACCAACGTCGGCGAGACTGTGCGGCACCAGTATCGGATCGGAGGGGAGGGTGTGAAGCTGCTCTTCAATATCGTCCCGGAAGCGGCGAAGTACATGGCGGAGCGGGACATCGAAACCGTCGCGAAGTCCACCGTGTTCAACAACCGGCCGGATGCCTTGTGCGTCTCCGGGCTGACGGCGGGCACCGAGACCGATTCGCAAATCTTGAAGCGGGTAAAGGATGCCGTGCCGGATACGGTCGTCCTGGCGAATACCGGGGTCAGGCTGGCCAATCTGGAACAGCAGCTGTCAATCGCAGACGGAGCGGTTGTCGGCACGACGTTCAAATACGACGGAAAATTCGAAAATCACGTGGAGCAAGACCGGGTCCGCGTATTCATGGACAAGGTCAAGGCGTTTCGCGAGCGGTAG
- a CDS encoding autoinducer 2 ABC transporter substrate-binding protein codes for MNRQKRNGTLACLMLAVLLLFLTACSGGGAGSQNGAGTQPQGQQDQQGQGQQAGGKKYKIATVVKLTGVAWFDRMNEGIKKFGEDTGHETFMQGPQKADAALQVQIIEDLIAQKVDAITVVPFSAEALEPVLKKAREKGIVVITHEADGFQNTDFNIEAFDNLDYGAFLMDNLAKAMGEQGEYMTTVGSLTTKSHMQWEEGAYKRQQEKYPNMKAVARKLETNDDQKTASEKFRETLKAYPNLKGFQGASGNDAAGAALAVEEMGLQGKVSVVGTSVPSVSKQYLESGAMSMIGFWDPADAGYVMNRLAVMVLDGKKDEIKEGADLGVKGYEHIKVVDGKYLFGSAWVGVGKDNMNEYNF; via the coding sequence ATGAACAGACAGAAACGGAATGGGACGCTGGCATGCTTGATGCTGGCTGTACTGCTGCTCTTCCTTACGGCATGCAGTGGCGGTGGGGCAGGCTCGCAGAATGGAGCGGGGACACAGCCGCAGGGACAGCAGGATCAGCAGGGCCAAGGGCAACAGGCGGGCGGCAAAAAGTACAAAATCGCCACGGTGGTCAAATTGACCGGCGTCGCCTGGTTTGACCGTATGAATGAAGGCATCAAGAAATTTGGGGAGGACACCGGCCACGAGACGTTCATGCAAGGTCCGCAAAAGGCTGACGCCGCCTTGCAGGTACAGATTATCGAGGACCTGATCGCGCAGAAGGTAGACGCAATCACCGTCGTACCGTTCTCTGCCGAAGCGCTCGAGCCGGTACTGAAAAAGGCAAGGGAGAAAGGCATCGTCGTCATCACGCACGAAGCCGATGGTTTCCAGAATACCGACTTCAACATCGAGGCGTTCGACAACCTGGATTACGGAGCATTTTTGATGGACAACCTGGCGAAGGCGATGGGCGAGCAGGGCGAATACATGACGACAGTCGGGAGTCTGACGACCAAGTCGCACATGCAGTGGGAAGAGGGAGCCTACAAGCGCCAGCAGGAAAAATACCCGAACATGAAAGCGGTCGCGCGCAAGCTGGAGACGAACGACGACCAGAAGACCGCGAGCGAAAAGTTCCGCGAGACGCTGAAGGCGTATCCCAATCTGAAGGGCTTCCAGGGTGCATCCGGGAATGACGCTGCGGGGGCGGCGCTGGCAGTCGAAGAGATGGGACTGCAAGGGAAAGTCAGCGTCGTGGGCACGAGCGTCCCGTCCGTCAGCAAGCAGTATCTGGAGAGCGGCGCGATGAGCATGATCGGATTCTGGGATCCGGCCGACGCCGGATACGTCATGAACAGGCTGGCGGTCATGGTGCTGGACGGCAAGAAGGACGAGATCAAGGAAGGCGCCGATCTTGGAGTGAAAGGCTACGAGCACATCAAGGTGGTAGACGGAAAGTATCTGTTCGGCAGCGCCTGGGTAGGCGTCGGCAAGGACAATATGAACGAGTACAACTTCTAA
- a CDS encoding sugar ABC transporter ATP-binding protein, translating into MPLMQLSGISKSFAGVQALKDVSIELDYGEIHCLAGENGCGKSTLIKVMSGVHAPDCGEMLIHGQKRTFHSPIDAINEGIQVIYQDFSIFPNLSVAENIALGTELAHGKKLVNWRRMRRMAKQALEKVNVGLDLDAKVETLSVADKQLIAISRALMHNARLIIMDEPTTALTQREVRALFSVISGLRREGISILFVSHKLEEVFEISERITILRNGQNVVSEPAGRLDRDKLVFYMTGRQIAESSYEIKEEETVPVLQTENLGLQGCFEHISMQIRAGEIVGLTGLLGSGRTELAEALFGLRPATSGKIFIDGTERQIRTVQDAIQQKMAYVPEDRLTEGLFLEQSIERNMVISVVDRLANRWRTIDADKAKATVRDWIATLGIATHSPALPVKTLSGGNQQRVVLAKWLATEPRLLILNGPTVGVDIGSKEDIHQVVRSLAKEGMAVLMISDDLTELRQNCNRVLVMKKGRLVGEMAGKALTQEEWTRLQEAT; encoded by the coding sequence ATGCCGCTCATGCAATTGTCGGGAATCAGCAAGTCATTTGCCGGAGTGCAAGCCCTGAAAGACGTCAGCATCGAGCTTGATTACGGAGAGATCCACTGTTTGGCCGGAGAGAATGGTTGCGGGAAATCCACCCTGATCAAGGTCATGTCCGGCGTTCATGCGCCGGACTGTGGCGAGATGCTGATTCACGGACAGAAACGCACTTTTCACAGTCCGATCGATGCGATCAACGAAGGGATTCAAGTCATTTATCAGGATTTTTCCATCTTTCCAAACCTGTCTGTCGCGGAAAACATCGCGCTGGGGACGGAGCTGGCTCATGGCAAAAAGCTCGTCAACTGGCGCCGGATGAGGCGGATGGCCAAGCAGGCGCTGGAGAAGGTGAACGTGGGACTGGATCTGGATGCCAAAGTCGAGACGCTGTCCGTCGCTGACAAGCAGCTCATCGCCATCTCCCGGGCGCTGATGCACAACGCCAGGCTGATCATCATGGATGAGCCGACGACTGCCTTGACGCAAAGAGAAGTCAGGGCGCTGTTTTCGGTCATCAGCGGCTTGAGGCGGGAAGGAATCTCGATTCTGTTTGTCAGCCACAAGCTGGAAGAGGTCTTCGAGATTTCCGAGAGGATCACGATCCTGCGAAACGGCCAAAATGTGGTGTCGGAGCCGGCCGGCCGGTTGGATCGCGACAAGCTCGTCTTTTACATGACGGGCAGGCAGATCGCAGAAAGCAGCTACGAGATCAAAGAGGAAGAGACAGTGCCGGTCTTGCAAACGGAGAACCTGGGATTGCAAGGGTGCTTTGAACATATTTCCATGCAGATCAGAGCGGGAGAAATCGTGGGATTGACAGGACTCTTGGGCTCGGGGCGCACCGAGCTGGCCGAAGCGCTCTTTGGCCTGCGGCCTGCGACGAGCGGGAAGATTTTCATCGACGGTACGGAGAGGCAAATTCGTACCGTCCAAGACGCCATCCAGCAAAAAATGGCCTACGTCCCGGAAGACCGGCTGACGGAAGGTCTGTTTCTGGAGCAATCGATCGAACGGAACATGGTGATCAGCGTCGTGGATCGCCTGGCCAACCGCTGGCGCACGATCGATGCAGACAAAGCGAAAGCGACGGTCCGAGACTGGATTGCGACCCTGGGCATCGCGACGCATTCGCCTGCCCTGCCCGTCAAGACGCTTTCCGGTGGGAATCAGCAGCGCGTCGTCCTGGCCAAATGGCTGGCGACCGAGCCGCGCCTGCTCATTCTGAACGGACCGACCGTCGGGGTGGACATCGGGTCCAAAGAAGACATTCATCAAGTTGTTCGGAGCTTGGCGAAGGAAGGGATGGCCGTGCTGATGATTTCCGACGATCTTACCGAACTGAGGCAAAACTGCAATCGGGTGCTGGTGATGAAAAAGGGGCGACTGGTCGGGGAAATGGCGGGAAAAGCCTTGACCCAGGAGGAGTGGACGAGGCTCCAGGAAGCGACGTAG
- a CDS encoding ABC transporter permease yields MKKVVQTSEFYVAVVVLALFLVIGSQNEAFFTTANLFDLIRSGVVPGIFVMCAMLVIISGGIDVSFPAIATFSMFSATKILHSIQYDGPVIAAFLLSGLIGLCLGIINAVFISLFRLPTLIVTLGTSSMFSGFLLTFVGSSQISDLPRSLLAFSKEQIFKFTNESGITVGLPAAVLITLGVIVSVAMLLRYTMIGRGIYALGGDAVSAERIGFSPVRLQFFIYSLVGLLAGIAGMIHTTMMRNSNPVDLLGTELLIIAAVVLGGTRITGGHGTVLGSLLGLILVVTIQNSLILLGIPSYWQRFVIGALILIGTGVAAYQVKRSIMRRKSIIT; encoded by the coding sequence ATGAAAAAGGTAGTGCAGACCAGTGAGTTTTACGTGGCGGTCGTCGTCCTCGCGCTGTTCCTCGTCATCGGCAGCCAAAACGAAGCGTTTTTTACCACCGCCAACCTGTTCGATTTGATTCGCAGCGGCGTCGTTCCCGGCATATTTGTCATGTGCGCGATGCTGGTGATCATTTCAGGGGGAATCGACGTCTCCTTTCCGGCTATCGCGACCTTCAGCATGTTCAGTGCGACGAAGATTCTCCATTCCATCCAGTACGACGGTCCCGTGATCGCGGCCTTCCTTTTGTCCGGTCTGATCGGGCTGTGCCTGGGGATCATCAACGCCGTCTTCATTTCGCTGTTTCGCTTGCCCACGCTGATCGTCACTTTGGGGACCTCCTCCATGTTCAGCGGGTTTCTCCTGACGTTCGTCGGCAGCAGCCAGATCAGTGATTTGCCCCGGTCCTTGCTGGCGTTTTCCAAGGAGCAGATTTTCAAATTTACAAACGAGAGCGGTATCACGGTGGGACTTCCCGCTGCGGTGCTGATCACGCTCGGAGTGATTGTATCCGTAGCTATGCTCTTGCGGTATACGATGATCGGCAGAGGGATCTACGCGCTTGGGGGCGATGCCGTGTCCGCAGAGCGCATAGGCTTTTCCCCGGTTCGCCTCCAGTTTTTCATTTACAGCTTGGTCGGCCTTTTGGCGGGGATCGCGGGCATGATTCACACGACGATGATGCGAAACTCCAATCCGGTCGATTTGCTGGGGACGGAGCTTTTGATCATCGCAGCAGTCGTGCTGGGCGGGACCCGCATCACGGGCGGACATGGGACGGTGCTCGGATCGCTGCTCGGGCTGATTCTCGTCGTCACGATCCAAAACAGCCTGATCCTGCTGGGGATCCCCTCCTACTGGCAGCGATTTGTCATCGGCGCATTGATTTTGATCGGGACCGGCGTGGCGGCCTATCAGGTAAAGAGGTCGATCATGAGGCGGAAGTCGATCATAACGTGA
- a CDS encoding ABC transporter permease: protein MTKIEGNHPQPSMPKRPLMLALTRYLPQEASARRLFLIMVAVFALMAAVSPGTFLSLDSFTSMAFQFPVFGIFALAMMLTMISGGIDLSIVGIANLTSITAASVMARLLPAEATAGESAAFIGLAMLAALAVGLVCGLFNGFAVTKIGIPPILVTLGTMQLYMGTAIVFTKGQAIVGLPELYTAIGNGSVWIIPVPLLIFGLCTWAAYFLLNKQSYGLKLQMLGANPTASAYAGVNNTRVLLRTYALSGMLAAIAGLVIVAQTNSAKADYGTSYILQAILVAVMGGVDPKGGFGKVSGIVMAVLTLQFLSSGLNALHVGNFFKDFMWGIVLLAVMVINEWSNRRKARRLV from the coding sequence ATGACAAAAATCGAAGGAAACCATCCCCAACCGTCCATGCCGAAACGCCCCCTGATGCTTGCCCTGACACGCTATTTGCCGCAGGAGGCCAGCGCGAGACGGCTGTTTCTAATCATGGTAGCGGTCTTTGCCTTGATGGCGGCAGTCAGTCCGGGTACGTTTCTGTCCCTGGACAGCTTTACCTCGATGGCGTTCCAGTTTCCCGTGTTCGGCATTTTTGCGCTGGCGATGATGCTCACGATGATTTCCGGGGGGATCGACCTGTCCATCGTAGGAATCGCCAACCTGACTTCGATCACAGCCGCCTCAGTGATGGCACGGCTGCTGCCCGCCGAGGCGACTGCAGGCGAGAGCGCAGCTTTCATAGGGCTGGCAATGCTGGCGGCACTCGCTGTGGGACTCGTGTGCGGACTGTTCAACGGCTTTGCCGTCACGAAGATCGGGATTCCGCCCATTCTGGTGACATTAGGGACGATGCAGCTCTACATGGGAACAGCCATCGTCTTCACAAAAGGGCAAGCGATCGTCGGCCTTCCCGAGCTCTACACGGCGATCGGCAACGGAAGCGTGTGGATCATTCCTGTACCGCTGCTGATATTCGGCTTGTGCACCTGGGCTGCGTATTTCCTGCTGAACAAACAGTCGTACGGCTTGAAGCTGCAAATGCTGGGCGCAAATCCGACCGCTTCCGCATACGCAGGAGTGAACAACACACGTGTGCTGCTCAGGACGTACGCCCTCAGCGGCATGCTCGCCGCAATCGCTGGCCTGGTCATCGTCGCGCAGACGAATTCGGCCAAGGCGGACTACGGGACATCGTACATCCTGCAGGCGATCCTGGTGGCCGTCATGGGCGGCGTCGACCCCAAAGGCGGCTTCGGGAAAGTCTCGGGGATCGTCATGGCGGTCCTGACGCTGCAATTTTTGTCGAGCGGCCTGAACGCCTTGCACGTGGGCAATTTCTTCAAAGACTTCATGTGGGGAATTGTGCTCCTCGCCGTCATGGTCATCAACGAATGGAGCAATCGCAGAAAGGCCAGGAGACTTGTGTAA
- a CDS encoding response regulator transcription factor, which yields MNILLVEDDKTIASGLEYSLQQDQFSTVLCHDVASAKRVLAEKMDQFDLCLFDLSLPDGSGYELCKMVKQRSDMPVIFLTAVDDEVNVVMGLDMGADDYITKPFRIRELLSRIKSVLRRYHKQPQAKVVIEIDPIRIHTLEGKVYKHGIEIPLTALEYRLLLIFANHPGQILSRNQLLEQIWDVAGDFVNDNSLTVYMKRLREKLEDDPKAPTIIKTVRGFGYKVGE from the coding sequence ATGAACATTTTACTTGTGGAAGATGACAAAACCATTGCGTCTGGACTCGAATATTCTCTGCAGCAAGATCAGTTTTCCACGGTTCTTTGCCATGACGTCGCATCTGCGAAAAGAGTTTTAGCCGAGAAGATGGATCAGTTTGATTTATGTCTGTTCGATTTATCACTCCCGGATGGAAGCGGGTATGAACTATGTAAAATGGTGAAGCAGCGAAGCGATATGCCCGTTATTTTTTTGACAGCCGTTGATGATGAAGTCAATGTTGTGATGGGACTGGATATGGGAGCGGACGACTATATTACGAAGCCTTTTCGAATTCGCGAGCTGCTCTCCCGGATTAAATCCGTATTGCGCAGATATCACAAGCAGCCGCAGGCCAAGGTTGTCATCGAAATCGATCCGATCCGCATCCATACGCTTGAAGGAAAAGTATACAAGCACGGCATTGAAATTCCATTGACGGCTTTGGAGTACCGCTTGTTGCTGATCTTCGCCAACCATCCCGGGCAGATACTCTCCCGAAATCAGCTTTTGGAACAAATTTGGGATGTGGCAGGGGACTTCGTCAACGACAATTCGTTAACCGTTTATATGAAAAGGCTGAGGGAAAAGCTGGAGGATGATCCGAAGGCTCCAACGATCATTAAAACCGTACGCGGTTTCGGGTATAAGGTCGGTGAGTAG
- a CDS encoding HAMP domain-containing sensor histidine kinase: MMRNREIRLVLLVMCTISLVLLVVAAFFSLAAVVLVLLSSILLIGCSLLSARWRYQEIEKLSGYVRRISGGDYTLDVRDNREGELSILKNTIYKVTVMLSEQSALLHKDKIHLTDAISDISHQLKAPLTSMMVMADLVDDAKLPDAKRREFTRNIRIQLERLDWLVSSLLKLSKIDADAVPFRKEQVMVAGLIEKAMQPVLIPIDIKGQTISITGEDSVSFLGDLSWTTEAVLNILKNAVEHTQEGGTIAISFSENPLYTEIMIKDNGKGIPRDELPFIFKRFYKGKSAGESSSGIGLSMAHSIITKQNGDIEVQSDIHEGTAFRIRFYKQFI, from the coding sequence ATGATGCGCAATCGCGAGATCCGCCTCGTACTCTTGGTGATGTGTACGATCAGTCTGGTTTTGCTTGTAGTCGCGGCTTTTTTTTCGCTTGCTGCCGTCGTCCTCGTCCTACTTTCTTCGATTTTACTCATTGGATGCAGTCTCCTTTCTGCGAGATGGAGATATCAGGAGATTGAAAAGCTATCGGGCTATGTGCGGCGAATTAGCGGTGGTGATTATACCCTTGATGTACGCGATAATCGTGAAGGGGAACTCAGTATTTTGAAAAATACGATTTATAAAGTAACAGTCATGCTTTCGGAGCAAAGCGCCCTTTTGCATAAAGACAAGATCCATCTGACAGATGCGATTTCGGACATCTCGCATCAGCTAAAGGCACCTTTGACCTCGATGATGGTCATGGCGGATTTGGTAGATGACGCCAAACTGCCGGATGCGAAACGAAGGGAATTTACACGCAATATTCGCATTCAGCTCGAACGGCTGGATTGGCTTGTTTCTTCGTTATTAAAGCTTTCAAAAATTGATGCAGACGCCGTACCGTTCAGGAAAGAGCAAGTCATGGTGGCAGGACTCATTGAAAAAGCCATGCAGCCCGTGCTCATTCCAATCGACATCAAAGGCCAAACGATTTCGATAACGGGCGAAGACAGCGTCTCGTTTCTAGGCGATCTGAGCTGGACAACGGAAGCGGTCCTCAATATTTTAAAAAACGCTGTGGAACATACGCAAGAAGGCGGAACCATCGCGATTTCTTTTTCGGAGAACCCGCTGTATACGGAGATTATGATCAAAGATAACGGGAAAGGCATCCCCAGGGATGAGCTCCCTTTCATTTTCAAGCGTTTTTACAAAGGAAAGAGTGCAGGAGAGAGCAGCAGCGGCATCGGTCTCTCGATGGCCCACAGCATCATCACGAAGCAAAATGGAGATATAGAAGTTCAGAGTGATATTCATGAGGGAACTGCGTTTCGGATTCGCTTCTACAAGCAATTCATCTAG